Sequence from the Paraburkholderia acidiphila genome:
TGCGCGCCCCTTGGCGGGCAATTTTAGGGTCGGGTGCCTCGCGCGTGTCCGCGCGCGCGGGCGACCCGCGGCAATGCGGGCCCGAATAGAGTCGAACGCCCGTCGAGGGCGCCCCCAGCGGAGATCGTCTTGGCTGTTTCCAATCTCGTCGTGGACGATACACAACAAACCGACGCCGCCGCCGCTTCGTCGGGCAGCTCGTTTTATCTGGCAATGCGGATCCTGCCTCCTGCGCAGCGCGACGCCATGTATCAGGTCTACGCCTTTTGCCGCGCTGTCGACGACATCGCGGACAGCGACCTGCCGCGCGCCGAGCGTGCGGCGGGGCTCGACCAATGGCGCGCCGACATCGATGCGTGCTACGCCGGCACGCCGCGCGCCTCGCTCGCGGCGCTCACGCGTCACATCCATACGTTCGGGCTCCAGCGCGAAGACTTCCACGCGATGATCGACGGCATGGCCATGGACGCCGCCGAAGACATCTGCGCGCCCGACGACGACACGCTCGACCTGTACTGCGACCGGGTGGCCAGCGCCGCGGGCCGCCTGTCGGTGAGAATTTTCGGGATGCAGGAGGACCCGGGCCGCTTGCTGTCGCACCATCTGGGGCGCGCGCTGCAGCTCACCAACATCCTGCGCGACATCGACGAAGACGCGGACATCAACCGCTGCTACCTGCCGCGCGAGCTGCTCGCGCGCGAAGGCATCGCGGCGGGCAATCCGCACACGATCGCCGCCGACCCGTCGCTGCCGCGCGTGTGCGAGACGCTCGTGCAACGCGCCCGCGCGCACTTCGCGCAAGCCGACGCGATCATGGACGCCGCGCCCCGTGCGCAGGTGAAAGCGCCGCGCATCATGTCGGGCGTCTACCGCGTGCTGCTCGAGCGCACCGTGGATCGCGGTTTCGACCTGCCGCGCACGAAAGTCAGCAAGCCGCGCGCACGGCTGATGTGGATCGTGGCGCGTTACGCGCTGTTCTGATGCCGCGGCTAGTCCACGTCATCGGCGCTGGGCTTGCGGGCCTCGCGACGG
This genomic interval carries:
- the hpnD gene encoding presqualene diphosphate synthase HpnD yields the protein MAVSNLVVDDTQQTDAAAASSGSSFYLAMRILPPAQRDAMYQVYAFCRAVDDIADSDLPRAERAAGLDQWRADIDACYAGTPRASLAALTRHIHTFGLQREDFHAMIDGMAMDAAEDICAPDDDTLDLYCDRVASAAGRLSVRIFGMQEDPGRLLSHHLGRALQLTNILRDIDEDADINRCYLPRELLAREGIAAGNPHTIAADPSLPRVCETLVQRARAHFAQADAIMDAAPRAQVKAPRIMSGVYRVLLERTVDRGFDLPRTKVSKPRARLMWIVARYALF